Proteins found in one Flexistipes sp. genomic segment:
- the rnr gene encoding ribonuclease R, with amino-acid sequence MSKTKKEILEKLKNLGRPLNLDELQQALSIEKKNLRKVLRSMIISGDIVKLKSGKYALTDDLNLHTGYVDGHPDGYAFFVPEKEDMQDLFIPPKRLNGAVHKDRVAIKIEKFKGKEEAHVVKILERGFKRIVGRVEKSKYFAYVVPFVKKFYGDIYIPNRFSKKLKTDDVVVADIIQYPEKGKNAEGKIAKKLGSLSDKGIENKIVMEKYEYKRKFPKDVTKELHEKSKALFENPGERKDLTGLFTVTIDGESARDFDDAVSIKSYDNGGYKLYVHIADVAHYVQPDSNLDREAYNRATSVYFPEFAIPMLPEKLSNDLCSLKPRVKRLTLTAEIDYDSYGNRTSSNIYQSVIRSNYRLTYDIAYKYIIKEEIPKNKKLSKLLDDSAALAELLIKRRRKQGTIDFDLPEVEFLFDDNGDLYDLKPLERNIAHRLIEHFMIEANEAVSEFLEKKIDTSIFRIHDSPDPAKINEFVQTCKRFGVDVKTPDEITPKNIQRISSLIENSQFSYILSSLLVRTMQKAVYSTDNIGHFGLSSESYTHFTSPIRRYPDMIVHRLLKKLLYNYDFKPTKKFMNEAAEHSSVMEKQEEEAEREIRQYKKLRFLEAHIDDVFDCHINRVASSGIFVFLPKMLLTGFLSISNIDDDYYVFDPENEYLVGKNSKKMYRIGDVLKVSVDRINYDYLEVDFKLA; translated from the coding sequence TTGAGTAAAACAAAAAAAGAAATTTTAGAAAAACTGAAAAACCTGGGCAGACCTCTTAATTTAGACGAGTTGCAACAGGCATTGTCAATCGAAAAGAAAAATCTCCGTAAGGTCTTAAGATCCATGATCATTTCCGGAGATATTGTCAAGCTGAAATCCGGTAAATATGCACTAACAGATGATCTCAATTTGCATACGGGTTATGTAGACGGGCATCCCGACGGCTACGCCTTCTTTGTGCCTGAAAAAGAAGATATGCAGGATTTGTTTATTCCTCCCAAAAGATTAAATGGTGCCGTTCATAAGGACAGAGTGGCAATTAAAATTGAGAAGTTTAAAGGTAAAGAAGAAGCGCATGTGGTGAAAATTCTTGAGCGCGGTTTCAAACGGATTGTCGGGAGAGTGGAAAAATCCAAGTACTTTGCTTATGTTGTTCCTTTTGTGAAGAAATTTTATGGAGATATTTATATCCCCAACAGATTTTCCAAAAAATTAAAAACAGATGATGTTGTGGTTGCCGATATTATTCAATACCCGGAGAAGGGAAAGAACGCAGAAGGGAAGATAGCTAAAAAACTTGGATCCCTTTCTGACAAGGGTATTGAGAATAAAATTGTAATGGAAAAATACGAATATAAAAGGAAATTCCCTAAAGATGTCACTAAGGAGCTTCATGAAAAATCAAAGGCATTGTTTGAAAATCCCGGCGAAAGAAAAGATTTAACCGGATTATTTACCGTAACGATTGACGGTGAAAGTGCCAGGGATTTTGATGATGCTGTTTCCATAAAAAGCTATGACAATGGTGGATATAAACTTTATGTACATATTGCCGATGTGGCTCATTATGTTCAACCGGATTCCAATCTGGATAGAGAGGCTTATAACAGAGCTACAAGCGTATATTTTCCGGAATTTGCCATACCAATGCTGCCTGAAAAACTTTCAAACGATCTCTGCAGTCTGAAGCCGAGAGTTAAAAGACTAACTCTCACAGCGGAAATCGATTATGATTCTTATGGAAACAGAACTTCTTCGAATATATATCAGTCGGTTATCAGAAGTAATTACAGGCTTACTTATGATATTGCTTATAAATATATAATAAAAGAAGAAATTCCTAAAAACAAGAAGCTGTCAAAATTGCTTGATGATTCTGCCGCTTTGGCTGAGTTGTTAATAAAAAGAAGAAGAAAGCAGGGGACAATAGACTTTGATCTGCCTGAGGTTGAGTTTTTATTTGATGATAATGGTGATTTGTATGATCTGAAACCGCTGGAGAGAAACATTGCTCACAGGCTTATAGAACATTTTATGATAGAAGCAAATGAGGCTGTTTCCGAGTTTCTTGAGAAAAAAATTGATACTTCTATATTCAGGATTCATGACAGTCCAGATCCGGCAAAAATTAATGAATTTGTCCAGACGTGTAAAAGATTTGGGGTTGACGTTAAAACCCCGGATGAGATAACCCCGAAAAATATTCAGAGGATATCAAGTTTGATTGAAAACTCACAATTCAGCTACATTCTCAGTTCACTTCTTGTCCGGACGATGCAAAAGGCAGTTTATTCCACAGACAACATAGGTCATTTCGGTCTTTCCTCGGAGTCATATACACATTTTACCAGCCCCATCAGACGATATCCGGATATGATTGTTCACAGACTTTTAAAAAAGCTGTTGTATAACTATGATTTTAAACCGACCAAAAAATTTATGAATGAGGCAGCAGAACACAGCTCAGTAATGGAAAAACAGGAAGAAGAAGCCGAAAGGGAAATTCGTCAGTATAAAAAATTGCGCTTTCTTGAAGCACATATTGATGATGTTTTTGATTGTCATATAAACAGGGTGGCATCCTCCGGTATTTTTGTATTTCTGCCTAAAATGCTTCTTACAGGATTCCTATCAATATCAAATATTGATGATGACTATTATGTTTTTGATCCCGAAAATGAATATCTTGTTGGTAAAAATTCAAAAAAAATGTATAGAATAGGGGATGTTCTGAAGGTTTCGGTTGACAGAATAAACTATGATTATTTAGAAGTGGATTTCAAGCTGGCATAG
- a CDS encoding Arm DNA-binding domain-containing protein, translating to MGIYQRNKKLWLNFVYKGVRCYESLGIEDTKSNRKYAQRLLAEIQNKIEFDTFKYDEYFPNSKKLKLFNLVPTKTNYVKNVVTEFIKTKENKYEANIISHSSLRNNKGELLHFNSYFGDYLIDKINQIDIENWIVELAKGRKSKTINNILSTVKQLFKYAKAKGYIEYDPSENVNFLREEKPDIEPFSLHEMNAILEFFKENKPKIYPLIAFLFYTGCRTGECLAAKWENLDSNTWTYHIKESFSDHRLTKTKTKNSNRIIDIIPPLQEVLRSHKLKTFMKSDFMFLNQYGKPFKSSGKILCQHWKPALKRLGIKYRSIYQTRHTYAVLSLIAGENPHYVSKQLGHVNMQMLFTKYARYIENYKHTESKFANYVTNVLHQENTDSQIINK from the coding sequence ATGGGTATTTATCAAAGGAATAAAAAATTATGGCTAAATTTTGTTTATAAAGGCGTTCGGTGCTACGAAAGTCTGGGCATAGAAGATACTAAAAGTAATCGTAAATATGCTCAAAGACTACTTGCAGAAATTCAAAACAAGATAGAATTTGATACTTTCAAATATGATGAATACTTTCCTAATTCTAAAAAACTGAAATTATTTAATTTAGTTCCTACCAAAACAAATTACGTTAAAAACGTTGTAACTGAATTCATCAAAACCAAAGAAAACAAATATGAAGCAAACATCATTTCTCATAGTTCCTTACGGAATAATAAGGGAGAGCTGCTGCATTTCAATTCTTATTTTGGTGATTACCTAATAGATAAGATTAACCAAATAGATATTGAAAATTGGATCGTAGAACTTGCTAAAGGACGTAAGAGTAAAACAATTAATAATATATTAAGCACAGTGAAACAACTTTTCAAATATGCAAAAGCAAAAGGATATATAGAATATGACCCTTCAGAAAACGTTAATTTTTTAAGAGAAGAAAAACCTGATATTGAGCCTTTTAGTTTACATGAGATGAATGCAATACTTGAGTTTTTCAAAGAAAACAAACCCAAAATATACCCTTTAATAGCTTTTTTGTTTTACACAGGTTGCAGGACAGGTGAATGCCTTGCAGCAAAATGGGAAAATCTTGATTCAAATACATGGACTTATCATATAAAGGAAAGCTTTTCAGATCATAGGCTAACAAAAACTAAAACAAAAAATTCGAATCGTATAATTGATATTATCCCTCCGTTGCAAGAGGTTTTGAGAAGTCACAAGTTAAAAACATTTATGAAATCTGATTTTATGTTTTTGAACCAATACGGAAAACCCTTCAAATCATCAGGTAAAATATTATGCCAGCATTGGAAACCTGCATTAAAAAGACTTGGGATTAAATACAGGTCAATTTATCAAACCAGACATACATATGCTGTTCTTTCATTAATAGCAGGCGAAAACCCTCATTATGTGTCCAAACAATTAGGACATGTTAATATGCAAATGTTATTTACAAAGTATGCAAGATATATAGAAAATTACAAACATACAGAATCAAAATTTGCAAATTATGTTACAAATGTGTTACATCAAGAAAATACTGATTCCCAAATAATTAATAAATAA
- a CDS encoding helix-turn-helix transcriptional regulator — protein sequence MKREVYIKNIISEDGSVAIVDATPEIQSLREKLRMAYMEDSLMSVEEVRQLLKLETKEAVYNKIQKGHFPPSLYLKRKGFPTLFKKKALYRFLGLS from the coding sequence ATGAAACGAGAAGTATATATAAAAAATATTATAAGTGAAGATGGGAGTGTGGCAATTGTGGATGCAACGCCTGAAATTCAAAGTCTTCGAGAAAAATTACGGATGGCCTATATGGAAGACAGTTTGATGTCAGTTGAAGAAGTAAGACAATTGTTAAAGCTGGAAACTAAAGAGGCAGTCTATAATAAAATACAAAAAGGCCATTTTCCACCCTCTTTATACCTTAAAAGAAAAGGCTTCCCTACTTTATTTAAGAAAAAAGCACTTTACCGATTTCTCGGATTAAGTTAA
- a CDS encoding TraI domain-containing protein — protein sequence MLTKLFKRKPVFEDNVNAEIEKYFSEYKKYINKIDNLLPSYKDVSYEMFYDILVRFFRKVYDLPASENHHHSERFGLFVHSLETCINALVAQHRKLELKFDGNGDLDSQFNLRNKEKILYRTAIHGLLHDAGKVFDMDIISKKKEIQWDNYDDNLLDFVLKNGDYDIRWHKERTGKHEKRNIIILWQMLETRDRQYLTAYNFIRLIDEFWGYDPVETTKELVKDADILSVQMDYEESLPKTENKEEVYEIIEAFSASIAEMSDKRMLAINENFSDLIVLDTITLIVNPGTMQKILGYMKKHYQLKTTREHVVKLMRDKNIILETDTGKTFIHALITLPGSAKNFKLNFVIIKNKYVWGCNKPENFKGKVEIPDFDIEEGNTKAEFKENTDNKKFDTETFRENMTPQKKLYEYIKTEKPKKFDIFLKALALTLETESSLKNIERIKIDNQEYVVIGYKEGFKEIAEHTGVFDIKDDEKEQNKAIHGFINSLYDGGHTAKFKEFEEKPLIPVKGKKEYEKAILVFKDSIISKPN from the coding sequence ATGCTTACAAAGCTTTTTAAGAGAAAACCGGTATTTGAAGATAACGTAAATGCAGAAATTGAAAAATATTTTAGCGAGTACAAAAAGTATATCAATAAAATCGACAACCTTCTCCCTTCATATAAAGACGTAAGCTATGAAATGTTCTATGATATTTTAGTAAGGTTTTTCAGAAAAGTATATGACCTGCCCGCTTCTGAAAATCATCACCATTCTGAAAGATTCGGCTTATTTGTGCATTCACTTGAAACATGCATAAACGCTCTTGTTGCTCAGCACAGAAAATTGGAGCTGAAATTTGACGGTAACGGTGATCTGGACAGCCAATTTAATCTCCGGAATAAAGAGAAGATTTTATACAGGACAGCTATTCATGGGCTACTGCATGATGCAGGAAAAGTTTTTGATATGGATATTATATCTAAAAAGAAAGAAATTCAGTGGGATAATTACGACGACAACCTTTTAGATTTTGTTCTTAAGAATGGTGATTATGATATAAGATGGCACAAAGAAAGAACAGGTAAACACGAAAAAAGAAATATCATAATCCTTTGGCAAATGCTTGAGACAAGAGATAGACAGTATCTGACAGCCTATAACTTTATCAGGCTTATCGACGAATTTTGGGGTTATGACCCAGTGGAAACGACAAAAGAGTTAGTAAAAGATGCTGATATTTTGAGTGTCCAAATGGACTATGAGGAATCTTTGCCTAAAACGGAAAATAAAGAGGAAGTATATGAAATAATAGAAGCTTTTTCAGCCTCAATTGCTGAAATGAGTGATAAGAGGATGCTTGCGATAAATGAGAATTTTAGTGATCTTATTGTTCTTGATACCATAACCCTTATTGTAAATCCCGGAACAATGCAAAAAATCCTTGGCTACATGAAAAAACACTATCAGCTAAAAACAACTCGGGAGCATGTTGTAAAACTGATGAGAGATAAAAATATTATACTTGAAACTGATACCGGCAAAACATTTATACATGCACTCATTACACTGCCCGGGAGTGCTAAAAATTTTAAGCTTAATTTTGTAATTATCAAAAATAAATACGTATGGGGCTGTAATAAACCTGAGAATTTTAAAGGCAAAGTAGAAATACCGGATTTTGACATAGAGGAAGGAAATACTAAAGCAGAATTCAAAGAGAATACCGATAATAAAAAGTTCGATACAGAAACTTTCAGGGAGAACATGACACCTCAGAAAAAATTATACGAATATATTAAAACTGAAAAACCTAAAAAATTCGATATTTTTCTTAAAGCTCTTGCTTTGACTCTTGAGACGGAATCATCGTTAAAAAACATAGAACGTATAAAAATAGATAATCAGGAATACGTTGTTATTGGCTATAAAGAAGGATTTAAGGAAATTGCAGAACACACGGGAGTCTTTGATATAAAAGATGATGAAAAAGAACAAAATAAGGCAATACACGGCTTTATAAACAGTCTATACGACGGTGGGCACACTGCAAAATTTAAAGAGTTTGAAGAAAAACCATTAATACCGGTTAAAGGGAAAAAAGAATATGAAAAGGCAATTTTAGTATTCAAAGATTCTATCATTTCTAAGCCGAATTGA
- a CDS encoding ATP-binding protein gives MPYYVGSIKDKKIFWDPFQAHNPHLTICGSSGSGKTFSIKQIVNTLHKKGVTFTIIDKHGDIVVNNANKPTLPITENALSIDSDKGINPLKASGFEGGLKASILSFISLLNELSSGTKLGHEQENMLYHAIEELYYKNKITEDNYKNIERYPDVDDLVRFLKYKYKKTLTGELDSKDLEPLNQLFKSKNKLLRLEKKKVKAESLEIDSEIEDLNKKIQNEIEILVEKYRQYLEKGIINDKDFLVYNNQRSLLGLINRLSNINKSGVFVKNEISLYDSCVNIKHLDDEQKKIVTYYILSRLYDFFTNQPITDTVKHYIIIDEASFFMDVPKITNMIIKIVQEGRKFGLGVILSTQNPLHFHTDILLNTATKIIFAIDPIVYKNVSKSFGVDEKSFNYLKPRQNCLYSTKSFNNGKYYTLQRD, from the coding sequence ATGCCTTATTATGTTGGTTCTATCAAAGATAAAAAAATATTCTGGGACCCTTTTCAAGCTCATAACCCTCATTTGACTATCTGTGGTTCTTCCGGATCAGGCAAAACCTTTTCAATCAAACAAATAGTAAATACGCTACACAAAAAAGGTGTAACTTTTACTATAATAGACAAGCACGGTGATATTGTCGTAAACAATGCCAACAAGCCTACTCTTCCAATAACAGAGAATGCTTTGTCCATAGACAGTGACAAAGGAATTAATCCACTCAAAGCAAGCGGATTTGAGGGTGGACTGAAAGCGTCCATCCTTTCATTTATTTCACTTTTAAACGAGCTATCATCCGGCACAAAACTTGGACATGAGCAGGAGAATATGCTCTATCATGCAATTGAGGAGTTATATTATAAAAATAAAATCACAGAAGACAACTACAAGAATATTGAAAGATACCCAGACGTTGACGATTTGGTACGGTTTCTAAAATACAAGTATAAAAAGACTCTCACCGGAGAATTGGACTCCAAGGATTTAGAGCCATTAAATCAACTATTCAAATCTAAAAACAAACTTCTCAGGCTAGAGAAAAAGAAAGTTAAAGCTGAATCGTTAGAAATTGATTCAGAAATTGAAGACCTTAATAAAAAAATTCAAAATGAGATTGAGATACTTGTTGAGAAATACAGGCAATATCTTGAGAAAGGCATAATCAACGATAAAGATTTCTTAGTTTATAACAACCAGCGTTCACTGCTTGGCTTAATTAACAGATTAAGCAATATTAACAAATCAGGCGTTTTTGTAAAAAATGAAATTAGTCTTTACGACTCATGCGTTAACATCAAACACCTCGACGATGAGCAAAAGAAGATAGTCACATATTACATTCTTAGCAGACTGTATGATTTTTTCACCAATCAGCCGATAACGGACACAGTAAAGCATTACATCATAATTGATGAGGCCAGCTTTTTTATGGATGTTCCTAAAATAACGAACATGATAATAAAGATAGTCCAGGAAGGCCGAAAATTTGGCTTAGGCGTTATTTTATCTACTCAGAACCCTTTACACTTCCATACGGACATTTTGCTCAACACAGCCACTAAAATCATCTTTGCGATTGATCCTATTGTTTACAAGAACGTATCGAAAAGTTTTGGCGTTGATGAAAAGAGTTTCAATTATCTTAAACCCCGTCAAAACTGCTTGTATTCAACAAAATCATTCAACAACGGTAAATACTATACTTTGCAGAGGGATTAA
- a CDS encoding DUF4400 domain-containing protein: protein MSSESMTDRRFIFFATILLIIGIEMFALRYMLNTNESYGQRLVNAEVDNYVQIAGGETKKWINAGVHNIKSFLYHAVKKDEEVFNMLMNSVGVPIIAGFIRSLSLLYALPLIFVGSILGFAEGRIAHNKKIEQFKIKSTILFHWTHRSAVFFFVCMLVAYLLCPIPSNPYLVVYGYGLLAYMLVYNSVANLPIGNL from the coding sequence GTGAGCTCAGAAAGCATGACTGACAGAAGATTTATATTTTTTGCAACAATACTTCTCATTATCGGAATAGAAATGTTTGCCTTGAGATATATGCTTAACACTAACGAATCCTATGGGCAAAGATTAGTAAACGCTGAAGTTGATAACTATGTTCAGATTGCTGGCGGGGAAACAAAGAAATGGATAAATGCCGGTGTGCATAATATTAAAAGTTTTTTGTACCACGCTGTAAAAAAAGATGAAGAAGTCTTTAATATGTTGATGAATTCTGTTGGTGTTCCAATTATTGCAGGATTCATCAGATCTCTGTCCTTGCTTTATGCTTTGCCGCTAATCTTTGTAGGCTCAATACTGGGATTTGCCGAAGGTAGGATCGCTCATAACAAAAAAATTGAGCAGTTTAAAATAAAAAGCACAATTCTGTTCCACTGGACTCACAGATCAGCAGTATTTTTCTTTGTTTGTATGCTTGTTGCTTATTTGCTTTGCCCTATTCCATCAAATCCATACCTTGTTGTTTATGGCTATGGATTACTTGCCTATATGCTTGTTTATAACTCAGTTGCAAATCTACCGATAGGTAATCTCTAA
- a CDS encoding type IV secretion system DNA-binding domain-containing protein, with translation MFLKNYYIKPFIIEFLLALGVMFYGQYLQLPSSISTGLGMGILILAIHRFYKLMMRSAEVKSLALSKPVTYSVVKAKPNKDKTFIGKGFVWQNKHVQRMYDLLQQETLLKYFDMSKTGGNPAIHGVGYSDEKTISLPNKVLALQTAVVGGTGSGKTRLLESLATQGILRKEPVIIFDPKGDNELVDRMYDVCRRTGREDDFQFFSLAHPKYSLSYNPMDNFAKPTDLASRMRSIMEVGNDPFYADFVWNVILGVCKGLMSLGEAITLDNIDKYALGETKDLFKRVKQAYDEVKNKDTEKNKMLEDAYKSLSNLMEYPGDFFIKVRSNLAPVLSSLTYGEIGTLLSSIPSDITWEKVINKNRVVYFYLGSMLDATVAKNVGRLALQDFLYYVGNIYAFQEDKDRRPINLFVDEFYNVMFDGYVDLLNKSRGAGVRATLGMQTSKDIEAVVDRAKASQILANTNNKIFLRTPEKEIAELFQDLYGETIIKERMKTISYSPDAKEDGILYGGSSGERLINKPVPLIDKSYITSLPVGHAFMYTQGENPYKLRLPIITDNIEKSFMKEVITDNKRKII, from the coding sequence ATGTTTTTGAAAAATTACTACATAAAACCCTTTATTATAGAATTCTTGCTTGCCTTAGGGGTTATGTTTTACGGACAATATTTACAACTTCCCAGCTCTATCAGCACAGGTTTAGGTATGGGAATCCTCATATTAGCTATCCATCGTTTTTACAAACTGATGATGCGTTCGGCTGAAGTTAAATCTTTGGCACTTTCCAAACCTGTAACTTACAGCGTTGTTAAGGCGAAGCCGAATAAAGACAAAACTTTTATTGGCAAAGGTTTTGTATGGCAAAATAAGCATGTTCAAAGGATGTATGATCTGTTACAGCAGGAAACTTTGCTTAAATATTTTGATATGAGCAAAACCGGCGGCAATCCGGCTATTCACGGTGTCGGTTATTCTGATGAAAAGACCATTTCGCTACCTAATAAAGTACTTGCTTTGCAGACCGCCGTTGTGGGGGGCACAGGAAGCGGAAAAACAAGACTTCTCGAATCACTTGCAACCCAAGGAATACTTAGAAAAGAACCTGTTATTATCTTTGATCCAAAGGGCGATAATGAGCTTGTAGACAGAATGTATGATGTGTGCAGGCGTACAGGCAGAGAGGACGACTTTCAGTTTTTTTCTCTCGCTCACCCCAAGTATAGCTTAAGCTACAACCCTATGGATAATTTTGCAAAACCTACCGATTTAGCTTCAAGAATGCGGTCTATTATGGAAGTCGGCAATGACCCTTTTTACGCCGATTTCGTTTGGAATGTGATTTTAGGTGTCTGTAAAGGATTAATGTCACTCGGTGAAGCTATAACGCTTGATAATATAGACAAGTATGCTCTTGGGGAGACAAAAGACCTTTTTAAAAGAGTAAAGCAGGCTTATGACGAGGTAAAAAATAAAGATACTGAAAAAAATAAAATGCTTGAAGATGCCTATAAGTCATTATCTAATCTTATGGAATATCCCGGAGATTTCTTTATCAAGGTTCGCTCTAATCTTGCACCAGTTTTAAGTTCTTTGACATATGGTGAAATCGGCACACTTCTTTCAAGCATACCTTCAGACATCACATGGGAAAAAGTAATTAATAAAAATCGTGTTGTTTACTTTTATCTTGGAAGTATGCTTGATGCTACCGTTGCTAAAAACGTGGGGCGTTTAGCCTTGCAAGATTTCTTATATTATGTAGGTAATATCTATGCTTTTCAGGAAGATAAAGACAGACGGCCAATAAATCTGTTTGTTGACGAGTTTTACAACGTTATGTTTGACGGTTATGTTGACCTTTTGAATAAGTCCAGGGGAGCTGGTGTCAGAGCTACACTTGGTATGCAGACATCAAAAGACATAGAAGCTGTTGTTGACCGTGCAAAAGCATCTCAAATACTCGCAAACACAAATAACAAGATATTTTTGAGGACTCCGGAAAAAGAAATAGCAGAGCTGTTCCAAGATTTATACGGAGAAACAATTATAAAAGAAAGAATGAAAACAATCAGTTATTCTCCAGATGCTAAAGAGGACGGTATTCTGTATGGGGGAAGTTCCGGGGAAAGATTGATTAACAAGCCTGTTCCATTAATTGACAAAAGCTACATAACGTCACTGCCTGTCGGGCATGCTTTTATGTATACACAGGGGGAGAACCCTTACAAACTCAGACTTCCTATAATCACTGATAATATTGAGAAGTCCTTTATGAAGGAAGTAATAACGGATAATAAGAGAAAAATAATTTAA
- a CDS encoding DsbA family protein has translation MKQSNFFKIICTFFVIIFLSQSYFLFAQTEDLSEATKNIIEYLNKKSQGKADINVKKEIDIPDSDFYYVLLDFSLGDKSKELSFITNGKYITNALIDLETGKNLAKYYESISKSVDIEVSENEVYFGNPETAKVKIVVFSDFECPYCRKMSNELGSFFNKHKNDIVIYYKHFPLSFHKNAKLLAKIYEAGKQLGYNWNMYQYSYKNKSYEEITGIFEKKLENDDIGKFYKILNSPDITQKIKKNIKQGKEIGVRGTPYLLVNGHPINGYQPELIKNLIIKELKK, from the coding sequence ATGAAACAATCAAATTTTTTTAAAATCATTTGCACTTTTTTTGTGATAATTTTTCTTTCACAGTCATACTTCTTATTTGCCCAAACAGAAGATCTTTCAGAAGCTACAAAGAATATCATCGAATATCTTAATAAAAAGTCCCAGGGCAAAGCGGATATAAATGTGAAAAAAGAAATAGATATACCAGATTCTGATTTTTATTATGTACTATTGGATTTCAGCTTGGGGGACAAATCAAAAGAGTTGTCGTTTATAACAAACGGTAAATATATTACTAATGCTTTGATTGATCTTGAAACTGGCAAAAACCTTGCAAAATATTATGAAAGTATTTCAAAGAGCGTTGATATAGAAGTATCAGAAAATGAGGTTTATTTCGGTAATCCAGAAACAGCTAAAGTAAAAATTGTGGTATTTTCAGACTTTGAATGCCCTTACTGCAGAAAGATGTCAAATGAGCTTGGATCTTTTTTCAATAAGCATAAAAATGACATAGTAATATACTACAAACATTTCCCCCTATCCTTCCACAAAAATGCAAAACTGCTTGCAAAAATCTACGAGGCAGGAAAACAATTAGGCTATAACTGGAATATGTATCAATACAGCTATAAAAACAAATCATACGAAGAGATAACAGGTATTTTTGAGAAGAAGCTTGAGAATGATGATATAGGCAAGTTTTACAAAATACTGAATTCCCCTGACATCACACAAAAAATTAAAAAAAATATAAAACAAGGCAAAGAAATTGGTGTAAGAGGAACTCCATACCTTCTTGTCAACGGTCATCCTATAAATGGCTATCAGCCTGAGTTGATTAAAAATCTTATTATAAAGGAATTAAAGAAATAG